The DNA sequence TTAAATTAAACTCCTTTTTTATTACTTTTACTGCATCTTTTATAAGTAAAGACAATGGTTTTCCTTCTAAACCTACCATCTCTATATCCTCTGGCATTATAGGTAAAAGTATTTTTAAAGCTTCATTATCAGCTATTGCTGTACTAATTTTCGAAGTAACTTCTCCCATCATTGAGTTTGGTATGACTACTGATACAGGTCCTACTATCACACTTGCTTTTTTAGTTGAAACTACAATTGCATTTTCTCCTGTAGCCCCTTTATTTGCATGAGCTTTCATCATGGAACTAGTTGCAATTGAATTTGTCCCTAAAGCATAAATATCTATATATGATGGTAACTCCTCTCTTAAAGATGTTACTATTTGAGCACCTATACCTCCACCCATTCCATCTACAACTGCTATTACCATATTTTTTCCCCTTAGTTAATTTATTTTATGTAAAATTTAATTTTATTTAGATCCCTCAATTATAATTTTATGATCCATAAGTCTTATCTCTTTAATTTGTCCATCAATTATTTTTTGCTCCCCTAATAAATCCGTTAAATATACTTTTCCTTCATATGGATCTACACTAACTACATTTTCCATAACTCTTTCAAGGTTGTTATTCTTTAAAACATAAGCTGCTGATTCACACATAATCTAATCCCCCTTAGTATAAATATATTAACCAAAAAAAGATTCCTCCAAGGTATTTCAAACCCTTAAAGAAATCTTCATGATTTCAAATAACTCTATTCAATCTGAGTATAGCATCTAATTTTATATAAAGTCAATCGGTTTAACTATATAAATTATCTTTTATTAATATAGTCATAAGATGAGTATTTTTTGTATAAATCCCTAGCCAAATTTAGCTCGTAATCACTTAAACCTAATTCTTCAAAGTCTACATTAAAAGATTTTTTAATCCCATTTAATATGGATTCTTCTAAGTTTAATATATCAACTTTCATATTAATTTCGTTTTCAATTCCACTAGCTTTACTTAAAGTAAATTTTTTTGCACGTTCTTTAATATCTTTATTTTTTGTTTTTATTACTTCATATAAATCATCTATATTAAAGTCTAGTATAATAGATCCATGTTGTAATATAACTCCATCTTTTCTATTTTGAGCACTTCCTACTATTTTTTTATTATTAATAGTTATCTCATAAGATGCATGTGCATTAAAACATGCTGCCGAAAGTTTTTCTCTACTTATCCTTTCTCCTTTTTTAAGCTCATCTATATTTATTCCTGCTATCTCTAACCCTTTAGCTATACCTTTACTTATAAATTTATATGATTCATTTATACTTTTATCCATTAATGAATTATCTTCTCCTAAGATAATCGAATATGTAAGTTCATTTTGATGAAGTACAGCTCTTCCTCCAGTTGGTCTTCTCACAACATCAATGTTTAATTCTCTACACTTATCTAAATCAACTTCCTTTTGCAAGTTCTGAAAATATCCTATACTTAAACAACTAGGCTTCCATGTATAAAACCTTAGTGTTGGTTTACATTTTCCTTCTTTATAAGAAGTCATAATAGCCTCATCTATAGCCATATTCATGGCCCCATTAGTTGTCTTATTTTTTATTACTCTCCATTTTTGCATTTTCCATATCCCCTATATTTAAATTTATTTCTTTTATTGCTAAATATATTTCTTCTTCTTTTAGAGGTCTTGAATAATTATAAATTGTACTTCCTGGTCTTTCGTTATAGTATGGTCTATTACAGTTTTTACACCCTTTTATTTCAAATGGATATCCTTTTAATACATCAGATTTTATATAACTATCTAATTCTATTTCGTTTAAATAACCTTCTTTACTAAACTTAAAGTAATCTCTATTATATCCCTTATCAATCATATATGTCATAAGCTGAACTCTTCTATAACTTTCTATACTTGGTTGCTTTATATTTTCCATTTTCGTTCCCTTTACAGGCGTGAATGCAAATAAACTTATTGTTATATTATAGCTTCTCAAAGTTTTATATATATCGTATATTTCCTTATGTGTTTCTCCTAATCCGACTATTATATGAGTACTAATTTTGTTAGGATACATTAATCCAGCTTCTTTTAAAAAATCTATTTTTTTATCAAAGTCAGTTCCTTTTATACTTTCATACAAATTTTTATTTGCTGCATCTACTGCAATTCCAATTTTATCTACACCTATTTTAAAAAACTTTTCTAAATCATCCATATCTTCTAATTTAGCTGATAATGAGATTGGAATCTCTAACT is a window from the Paraclostridium sordellii genome containing:
- a CDS encoding DUF3842 family protein — encoded protein: MVIAVVDGMGGGIGAQIVTSLREELPSYIDIYALGTNSIATSSMMKAHANKGATGENAIVVSTKKASVIVGPVSVVIPNSMMGEVTSKISTAIADNEALKILLPIMPEDIEMVGLEGKPLSLLIKDAVKVIKKEFNLK
- a CDS encoding CooT family nickel-binding protein — protein: MCESAAYVLKNNNLERVMENVVSVDPYEGKVYLTDLLGEQKIIDGQIKEIRLMDHKIIIEGSK
- a CDS encoding lipoate--protein ligase family protein gives rise to the protein MQKWRVIKNKTTNGAMNMAIDEAIMTSYKEGKCKPTLRFYTWKPSCLSIGYFQNLQKEVDLDKCRELNIDVVRRPTGGRAVLHQNELTYSIILGEDNSLMDKSINESYKFISKGIAKGLEIAGINIDELKKGERISREKLSAACFNAHASYEITINNKKIVGSAQNRKDGVILQHGSIILDFNIDDLYEVIKTKNKDIKERAKKFTLSKASGIENEINMKVDILNLEESILNGIKKSFNVDFEELGLSDYELNLARDLYKKYSSYDYINKR
- a CDS encoding radical SAM protein, with the protein product MIRVSIGTAIELGIAKGKNDIPPTTAYIMIGNRCNNKCSFCSQSMESSSRKDKLSRILWPDYDKECILKAFKEYKLKNIKRICIQSMSSDEAYKEVEEFTRYIKKELEIPISLSAKLEDMDDLEKFFKIGVDKIGIAVDAANKNLYESIKGTDFDKKIDFLKEAGLMYPNKISTHIIVGLGETHKEIYDIYKTLRSYNITISLFAFTPVKGTKMENIKQPSIESYRRVQLMTYMIDKGYNRDYFKFSKEGYLNEIELDSYIKSDVLKGYPFEIKGCKNCNRPYYNERPGSTIYNYSRPLKEEEIYLAIKEINLNIGDMENAKMESNKK